The Streptomyces albofaciens JCM 4342 genome has a segment encoding these proteins:
- a CDS encoding MGMT family protein, with translation MSGKTGGLSGDGEPGGHGGDGRRKGGGGPSDSGGERIPVYAERVLAVAELIPPGRVMTYGDVAEWLAGEDPPEGCREDDPGWRVGGPRQVGRVMALYGGAVPWWRVVRADGRLLPGAELRAMEHYRREGTPLREAARSAEGHIPRLDLRRARWDGSDPVRGD, from the coding sequence ATGAGTGGGAAAACGGGAGGGCTTTCCGGGGACGGTGAGCCCGGTGGGCACGGCGGTGACGGGCGCCGGAAGGGCGGCGGGGGCCCGTCGGATTCCGGCGGAGAGCGGATCCCCGTGTACGCGGAACGCGTACTGGCAGTCGCGGAGCTGATCCCGCCCGGCCGCGTGATGACGTACGGCGACGTCGCCGAGTGGCTCGCGGGGGAGGACCCGCCCGAAGGCTGCCGCGAGGACGACCCCGGGTGGCGCGTGGGCGGGCCGCGCCAGGTGGGCCGGGTGATGGCCCTGTACGGAGGCGCCGTGCCGTGGTGGCGCGTCGTGCGCGCCGACGGCCGCCTGCTGCCCGGCGCCGAGCTGCGCGCGATGGAGCACTACAGGCGGGAGGGCACCCCGCTGCGGGAGGCCGCCCGGTCGGCCGAGGGGCACATACCCCGCCTCGACCTGCGGCGGGCCCGCTGGGACGGCAGCGATCCGGTGCGAGGGGACTGA
- a CDS encoding ATP-dependent DNA helicase codes for MSARITDPEQLKELLGIPFTPEQTACITAPPAPQVIVAGAGSGKTTVMAARVVWLVGTGQVAPEQVLGLTFTNKAAGELAERVRKALAAAGVTEPADPFGVPAQGAAAPAGAEGDPGEPRISTYHSFAGQLLKDHGLRIGLEPSARLLADATRFQLAARVLRTAPGPYPALTKSLPTLVEDLLALDGELAEHLVEPDRLRAYDTELLAALDQVKLSNADLRKVPETARGRLELLELVESYREQKRRRELLDFGDQIALSATLATTRPEVGELLREEFRVVLLDEYQDTSVAQRIMLSGLFGGGTGHAVTAVGDPCQAIYGWRGASVANLDDFPAHFPFEDGTPARRAALSQNRRSGGRLLDLANGLAEPLRGMHEGVEALRPAPGAERDGVVRCALLPTHAEEMTWLADRIAHLVRTGTPPGEIAVLCRTAGDFARIQGELVAREVPVEVVGLSGLLHLPEIADLVAVCEVLQDPTANAALVRLLIGPRWRIGPRDLALLGRRARLLVHRDGQSEDPERRLAEAVEGVDPAETISLADALDTFLESDGHDDGLPFSPEARVRFAYLARELRELRRSLGDPLMDVLHRVLTVTGLEVELSASPRALAARRRETLSTFLDIAAGFAAKQGGAALDGDATLLAFLGFLRTAVQHEKGLDSSLPGGENTVKVLTAHKSKGLEWDVVAVPGLVGKQFPSEQSRDSWLTQSKVLPHALRGDAATLPDVDDWSSRGVKSFKEAMKEHQSVEELRLGYVTFTRPRSLLLGSGHWWGPDQKQPRGPSAFLEALRAHCEAGHGEIEEWADPPEEGAENPSLKEAEAELEWPLPLDAVATERRRAAAATVRAYLDGMTADAAGAAPPHATAPDGAEAAAAHDAPHPAVGPGGGSVPGQGVPAQGSPAQVLPGWTAGAAAGPGRLSPAEDPEWPAHPVDDPYADADADTGTDTDTGTDANTGTDANTDAYAFEGDSADTSANAFQDAIDIHDLHEPGTEHDLADWDAWSSERPGRERAHVPAQAPAREAPAPETPARETPAREAPPRPASQPTPGPQPAPGPQPAPGPHAAPAHHPGTPAPPPALLPEEQRTVASWDRDLDALADELRRARATVRDVPLPSSLSASQLLWLAADPDGFTRELARPMPHPPRPAARRGTRFHAWVESRFEELTLPVLGPDELPGGAYGHEARAQDAAGEAEPIADEDDLEALKEAFARTPYARRTPYRIEVPVQLTLAGRVVRGRIDAVYRTRGPEGDRYEIIDWKTHHAQTADPLQLALYRVAWAEQHGLPLSAVDAAFLYVRSGETVRPQGLPDRAGLERILLGEDDPTAAAEKDGAGGGQR; via the coding sequence GTGTCAGCGCGTATCACCGACCCCGAGCAGCTCAAGGAGCTCCTCGGCATCCCGTTCACCCCGGAGCAGACGGCCTGCATCACCGCACCGCCCGCCCCGCAGGTCATCGTGGCCGGCGCCGGTTCCGGCAAGACCACGGTCATGGCCGCGCGCGTGGTGTGGCTGGTCGGCACGGGCCAGGTCGCCCCGGAGCAGGTGCTCGGGCTGACGTTCACGAACAAGGCGGCGGGCGAGCTGGCCGAGCGGGTCCGCAAGGCCCTGGCCGCGGCGGGGGTGACGGAGCCGGCCGATCCGTTCGGCGTTCCCGCCCAGGGGGCCGCCGCCCCGGCCGGCGCCGAGGGCGACCCCGGTGAGCCCCGCATCTCGACGTACCACTCCTTCGCGGGCCAGCTCCTCAAGGACCACGGCCTGCGCATCGGCCTGGAGCCCAGCGCCCGCCTGCTCGCGGACGCGACGCGCTTCCAGCTGGCCGCCCGGGTGCTGCGCACCGCGCCGGGCCCGTATCCGGCGCTGACGAAGTCGCTGCCCACCCTGGTCGAGGACCTGCTCGCGCTCGACGGCGAGCTGGCCGAGCACCTGGTGGAGCCGGACCGGCTGCGGGCGTACGACACCGAGCTGCTGGCCGCCCTCGACCAGGTCAAGCTCTCCAACGCCGATCTGCGCAAGGTGCCCGAGACGGCCCGCGGCCGCCTGGAGCTGCTGGAGCTGGTCGAGTCGTACCGTGAACAGAAGCGGCGGCGCGAGCTGCTGGACTTCGGCGACCAGATCGCCCTGTCGGCGACGCTCGCGACGACCCGTCCCGAGGTGGGCGAGCTGCTGCGCGAGGAGTTCCGGGTCGTCCTCCTGGACGAGTACCAGGACACCTCCGTAGCCCAGCGGATCATGCTGTCCGGCCTGTTCGGGGGTGGCACGGGCCATGCCGTGACCGCCGTCGGCGACCCCTGCCAGGCCATCTACGGATGGCGCGGCGCCTCCGTCGCCAACCTGGACGACTTCCCCGCGCACTTCCCCTTCGAGGACGGCACCCCGGCCCGCCGCGCCGCCCTCAGCCAGAACCGCCGCAGCGGCGGCCGCCTCCTCGACCTGGCCAACGGCCTCGCCGAGCCGCTGCGCGGCATGCACGAGGGCGTCGAGGCGCTGCGCCCGGCGCCGGGCGCCGAGCGCGACGGCGTGGTGCGCTGCGCGCTGCTGCCCACCCACGCGGAGGAGATGACCTGGCTCGCCGACCGCATCGCCCACCTGGTGCGCACGGGCACCCCGCCCGGCGAGATCGCCGTCCTGTGCCGTACGGCTGGCGACTTCGCCCGCATCCAGGGCGAGCTGGTCGCGCGGGAGGTCCCGGTGGAGGTCGTCGGCCTGTCCGGGCTGCTGCACCTGCCGGAGATCGCCGACCTGGTGGCGGTGTGCGAGGTCCTCCAGGACCCCACGGCCAACGCCGCCCTGGTACGGCTCCTGATCGGCCCGCGCTGGCGCATCGGCCCCCGTGACCTGGCCCTCCTGGGCCGCCGCGCACGGCTGCTCGTCCACCGGGACGGCCAGTCCGAGGACCCCGAACGGCGCCTGGCCGAGGCCGTGGAGGGCGTGGACCCGGCCGAGACGATCTCGCTCGCCGACGCGCTCGACACGTTCCTGGAGTCGGACGGCCACGACGACGGCCTGCCGTTCTCCCCCGAGGCACGCGTCCGGTTCGCCTACCTGGCGCGCGAGCTGCGCGAGCTGCGGCGCTCCTTGGGCGACCCGCTGATGGACGTACTGCACCGGGTGCTGACCGTCACCGGCCTGGAGGTCGAGCTGTCCGCGTCCCCGCGCGCGCTGGCGGCCCGCCGCCGGGAGACCCTGAGCACATTCCTGGACATCGCCGCCGGCTTCGCCGCCAAGCAGGGCGGCGCGGCCCTGGACGGCGACGCGACGCTGCTGGCCTTCCTGGGCTTCCTGCGCACGGCCGTCCAGCACGAGAAGGGCCTGGACAGCTCCCTGCCGGGCGGCGAGAACACCGTCAAGGTGCTGACCGCCCACAAGTCCAAGGGCCTGGAGTGGGACGTGGTCGCGGTCCCCGGCCTGGTCGGCAAGCAGTTCCCCAGCGAGCAGTCCCGCGACTCCTGGCTCACCCAGTCCAAGGTCCTCCCGCACGCCCTGCGTGGCGACGCCGCGACGCTGCCGGACGTGGACGACTGGAGCAGCCGCGGTGTGAAGTCCTTCAAGGAGGCGATGAAGGAACACCAGTCGGTCGAGGAACTGCGCCTCGGCTACGTGACCTTCACCCGCCCGCGCTCCCTGCTGCTCGGCTCCGGCCACTGGTGGGGCCCCGACCAGAAGCAGCCACGCGGCCCGTCCGCCTTCCTGGAGGCGCTGCGGGCGCACTGCGAGGCGGGCCACGGCGAGATCGAGGAGTGGGCCGACCCCCCCGAGGAGGGCGCGGAGAACCCGTCGCTCAAGGAGGCCGAAGCGGAGCTGGAGTGGCCGCTGCCACTCGACGCCGTGGCGACGGAGCGCCGGCGCGCGGCTGCCGCGACGGTACGGGCGTATCTGGACGGCATGACGGCCGACGCCGCGGGCGCCGCGCCGCCGCATGCGACCGCGCCCGATGGGGCGGAGGCGGCCGCCGCGCACGATGCTCCGCATCCGGCGGTGGGGCCGGGGGGTGGCTCGGTGCCGGGGCAGGGGGTGCCCGCGCAGGGGTCGCCCGCGCAGGTCTTGCCCGGTTGGACGGCTGGGGCCGCCGCCGGGCCCGGCCGCCTGTCGCCCGCCGAGGACCCGGAGTGGCCCGCGCATCCCGTGGACGATCCGTATGCCGATGCCGATGCCGACACCGGTACAGATACCGACACCGGTACCGATGCCAACACCGGTACCGATGCCAACACCGACGCGTACGCCTTCGAGGGCGATTCCGCGGACACCTCCGCGAACGCCTTCCAGGACGCCATCGATATCCACGACCTCCACGAGCCCGGCACGGAACACGACCTGGCCGACTGGGACGCCTGGAGTTCCGAGCGCCCCGGGCGTGAGCGTGCTCACGTACCGGCCCAGGCCCCCGCCCGGGAGGCCCCCGCCCCGGAGACCCCCGCCCGGGAGACCCCGGCCCGTGAAGCACCGCCGCGGCCCGCCTCCCAGCCGACCCCCGGCCCCCAGCCGGCCCCCGGCCCCCAGCCGGCCCCCGGCCCCCACGCGGCCCCGGCCCACCACCCCGGAACCCCCGCCCCGCCCCCCGCCCTCCTCCCCGAGGAGCAGCGCACCGTCGCCTCCTGGGACCGCGATCTCGACGCGCTCGCCGACGAACTGCGCCGGGCCCGCGCCACCGTCCGCGACGTGCCCCTGCCGTCCTCGCTCAGCGCCTCCCAGCTCCTGTGGCTGGCCGCCGACCCGGACGGCTTCACCCGGGAGCTGGCGCGGCCCATGCCGCACCCGCCCCGCCCCGCCGCCCGCCGCGGTACGCGCTTCCACGCCTGGGTGGAGTCCCGCTTCGAGGAGCTGACGCTGCCCGTGCTCGGCCCGGACGAGCTGCCGGGCGGCGCGTACGGCCATGAGGCCCGCGCCCAGGACGCCGCCGGGGAGGCGGAGCCGATCGCGGACGAGGACGACCTCGAAGCCCTCAAGGAGGCGTTCGCCCGCACCCCGTACGCCCGGCGCACCCCGTACCGCATCGAGGTCCCCGTCCAGCTCACCCTCGCGGGCCGGGTGGTACGCGGCCGTATCGACGCCGTCTACCGCACCCGCGGCCCGGAGGGCGACCGGTACGAGATCATCGACTGGAAGACCCACCACGCGCAGACCGCCGACCCGCTGCAACTCGCTCTCTACCGGGTGGCCTGGGCCGAGCAGCACGGCCTGCCCCTGTCCGCCGTGGACGCCGCGTTCCTTTACGTACGCAGCGGTGAGACCGTCCGCCCCCAGGGGCTGCCCGACCGCGCCGGGCTGGAGCGCATCCTGCTGGGCGAGGACGACCCGACCGCCGCCGCCGAGAAGGACGGAGCGGGAGGAGGGCAGAGGTGA
- the nudC gene encoding NAD(+) diphosphatase — protein sequence MTTWTDHSADRPITFSAPSGIDRAAHHRLDEAWLAAAWSHPTTRVFVVSGGQALVDDTPDGRTELVMTPSFEAPLTETHRYFLGTDEDGVRYFALQKDALPGRMDQSARPAGLREAGLLLSPRDAGLLVHAVALENWQRLHRFCSRCGERTVIAAAGHIRRCPACGAEHYPRTDPAVIMLVTDEEDRALLGRQVHWPEGRFSTLAGFVEPGESIEQSVAREVYEEAGVVVGDVEYVASQPWPFPSSLMLGFMARATSSEIQVDGEEIEEARWFSREDLKAAFESGEVLPPYGISIAARLIELWYGKPLPKP from the coding sequence GTGACCACCTGGACCGACCACAGCGCCGACCGGCCGATCACCTTCAGCGCGCCGAGCGGCATCGACCGCGCCGCCCACCACCGCCTCGACGAGGCCTGGCTCGCGGCGGCCTGGAGCCACCCGACGACGCGCGTCTTCGTGGTCTCCGGCGGCCAGGCACTGGTCGACGACACCCCGGACGGGCGTACGGAACTGGTCATGACGCCCTCCTTCGAGGCGCCGCTCACCGAGACCCACCGCTACTTCCTCGGTACCGACGAGGACGGCGTGCGCTACTTCGCGCTCCAGAAGGACGCGCTGCCGGGCCGCATGGACCAGTCCGCGCGCCCCGCCGGCCTGCGCGAGGCGGGCCTGCTGCTCTCACCGCGCGACGCCGGCCTGCTCGTCCACGCCGTCGCCCTGGAGAACTGGCAGCGCCTGCACCGCTTCTGCTCGCGCTGCGGCGAACGCACCGTGATCGCCGCGGCCGGCCACATCCGCCGCTGCCCCGCCTGCGGCGCCGAGCACTACCCGCGCACCGACCCGGCCGTGATCATGCTCGTCACGGACGAGGAGGACCGCGCCCTGCTCGGCCGCCAGGTCCACTGGCCCGAAGGCCGCTTCTCCACCCTGGCCGGCTTCGTGGAGCCCGGCGAGTCCATCGAGCAGTCGGTGGCCCGCGAGGTCTACGAGGAGGCGGGCGTGGTCGTCGGCGACGTCGAATACGTCGCGAGCCAGCCCTGGCCCTTCCCCTCCAGCCTGATGCTCGGCTTCATGGCCCGCGCCACGTCCTCCGAGATCCAGGTCGACGGCGAGGAGATCGAGGAGGCCCGCTGGTTCTCCCGCGAGGACCTGAAGGCCGCCTTCGAATCCGGCGAGGTCCTGCCCCCGTACGGCATCTCCATCGCGGCCCGCCTGATCGAGCTGTGGTACGGAAAGCCGCTGCCCAAGCCGTGA
- a CDS encoding dipeptidase produces the protein MSTTSDSAVRAYINVHREEFLGDLAAWLRIPSVSADPERAADVRRSAEWLAGRLTATGFPTAEIWETDGAPAVFAEWSSGDPTAPTVLVYGHHDVQPATREDGWHTDPFEPQTIDGKLYARGAADDKGQVFFHTLGVRAHLAATGRTAPAVNLKLLIEGEEESGSPNFPALITKHADRLACDAVIVSDTGMWSKDTPTVCTGMRGLTDCQIDLYGPDQDIHSGSFGGAVPNPATEAARLAAALHDDDRRVAIPGFYDGVVELTDRERELFAELPFDEAGWLRTAHSHAALGEADHSTLERIWARPTAEVNGIGGGYQGPGGKTIVPSAAQLKLSFRLVAGQDAAAVQQSVRDWVAARLPDGIRHEITFWGATRPCLTPLDHPALQSVVRAMGRAFNQKIRFTREGGSGPAADLQDVLGVPVLFLGISIPSDGWHAPNEKVELDLLMKGVETAAHLWGDLAENWRVA, from the coding sequence ATGAGCACCACCTCGGACAGCGCCGTCCGCGCGTACATCAACGTCCACCGCGAAGAGTTCCTCGGCGACCTCGCCGCCTGGCTGCGCATCCCCTCCGTGTCCGCGGACCCGGAGCGCGCCGCCGACGTGCGCCGCAGCGCCGAGTGGCTGGCCGGCCGGCTCACCGCGACCGGCTTCCCGACCGCCGAGATCTGGGAGACGGACGGTGCGCCCGCGGTCTTCGCCGAGTGGTCCTCCGGGGACCCGACGGCCCCCACGGTTCTCGTGTACGGCCACCACGACGTGCAGCCCGCCACCCGCGAGGACGGCTGGCACACCGACCCGTTCGAGCCGCAGACCATCGACGGCAAGCTGTACGCCCGCGGCGCGGCCGACGACAAGGGCCAGGTGTTCTTCCACACCCTCGGCGTGCGCGCCCACCTGGCCGCGACCGGCCGCACCGCGCCCGCCGTCAACCTCAAGCTCCTCATCGAGGGCGAGGAGGAGTCCGGCTCCCCGAACTTCCCCGCCCTGATCACCAAGCACGCGGACCGCCTGGCCTGCGACGCGGTGATCGTCTCCGACACGGGCATGTGGTCCAAGGACACCCCGACCGTCTGCACCGGCATGCGCGGCCTCACGGACTGCCAGATCGACCTGTACGGCCCCGACCAGGACATCCACTCCGGTTCCTTCGGCGGCGCGGTGCCCAACCCGGCCACCGAGGCCGCCCGCCTGGCCGCCGCGCTGCACGACGACGACCGCCGGGTGGCGATCCCCGGCTTCTACGACGGCGTCGTCGAGCTGACCGACCGCGAGCGCGAGCTCTTCGCCGAGCTGCCCTTCGACGAGGCCGGCTGGCTGCGCACGGCCCACTCCCACGCCGCGCTCGGCGAGGCCGACCACAGCACCCTGGAGCGCATCTGGGCCCGCCCCACCGCCGAGGTCAACGGCATCGGCGGCGGCTACCAGGGCCCCGGCGGCAAGACCATCGTGCCGTCCGCCGCGCAGCTGAAGCTGTCTTTCCGCCTGGTGGCGGGCCAGGACGCGGCCGCCGTCCAGCAGTCCGTACGGGACTGGGTCGCCGCCCGCCTGCCCGACGGCATCCGCCACGAGATCACCTTCTGGGGCGCCACCCGCCCCTGCCTGACCCCGCTCGACCACCCCGCCCTCCAGTCCGTCGTACGGGCCATGGGCCGTGCCTTCAACCAGAAGATCCGCTTCACCCGCGAGGGCGGCTCGGGACCGGCCGCCGACCTCCAGGACGTCCTCGGCGTCCCGGTCCTCTTCCTCGGCATATCCATCCCCTCGGACGGCTGGCACGCCCCGAACGAGAAGGTCGAACTGGACCTGCTGATGAAGGGCGTCGAAACCGCCGCGCACCTGTGGGGCGACCTGGCGGAGAACTGGCGCGTGGCTTGA
- a CDS encoding ATP-dependent helicase, producing the protein MPSAQPRRRAARRDASGAYRLVRTRPGPADPPALDARQRAVVDHRAGPLLVLAGPGTGKTTTLVEAVARRVRDGADPERLLVLTFSRKAAVELRDRIAARLGSAAAPQATTFHSYCYALVRAHQDADLFADPLRLLSGPEQDLVVRELLEGQAGLAAAGRARVRWPDELRACLTTRGFADEVRAVLARSRELGLGPEALADFARRTGRPDWGAAAAFLAEYLDVLDAQGVLDYAELVHRAVLLAERDEVAAELAARYDAVFVDEYQDTDASQIRLLRALAGGGRTLVAFGDPDQSIYAFRGADVNGILDFPLMFPRTGGDPAPVEVLGTSRRSSAALLAATRRLTSRMPLTRLPARKVREHRDLAAVRDGGRVEVYTYPTPGAELDNIADILRRAHLEDGVPWRDMAVLVRAGARSIPGVRRALTSAGVPLEIDGDDLPLRREPAVAPLLTALRVAASAVTGEPSAVTAFASAEDGLAEEALTEDGLTEDGPAGDGPTEDGPAGDGPTQDGPAGDALAEDGPADDALTEDAPVPADDAPAPAGEPTEAVHGLSAETAIELLTSPLGGMDAADLRRLGRALREEERAAGHDVPAPSDQLIARALAEPERLVAHDPAYAQGARHLGELLRTTRDLLARGGTAEEALWTLWDGTPTWSQRLERTARRGGAAARNADRDLDAVVALFETAARAEARTGGRGALNFLEELDAQDIAADTLTRRTVRPDAVRLMTAHRSKGLEWRLVIVAGVQEGLWPDLRRRGSLLEADRIGRDGLAEPLPPGALLTEERRLFYVAATRARERLVVTAVKAASDDGDQPSRFLTELGVEPRDVTGRPRRPLSVAALVAELRATTVDPQATPALREAAAQRLAKLAALRDDDGQPLVPAAHPDQWWGLYEPTHSAVPLRDRDRPVTLSGSALDQLANTCALQWFLGREVKADTPATAAQGFGNVVHVLADEVASGRTPADLSVLMERLDSVWDALAFDAPWKSRQEKDNARAALERFLRWHVMERGTLGRETVATEHGFDVTLEAGEYAVRIRGSMDRVERDAEGRAYVVDFKTGKQKPTGPEVARHPQLAVYQLAVREGAVDAVFEGRRPEPGGAELVHLRLGAPQKEGGDALPAVQAQGPLTGDWVGELLATAAGRVLEERFTPTTGRHCTHCTFRNSCSALPEGQHVVE; encoded by the coding sequence GTGCCGTCCGCGCAGCCGCGCCGACGAGCGGCGCGGCGGGATGCCTCCGGCGCGTACCGACTGGTGCGTACCCGGCCGGGACCGGCGGACCCTCCTGCTTTGGACGCACGCCAGCGCGCCGTGGTTGACCACCGCGCCGGGCCGCTGCTGGTCCTCGCGGGGCCCGGTACGGGCAAGACCACGACCCTCGTGGAGGCGGTGGCCCGGCGGGTACGGGACGGCGCCGACCCCGAGCGGCTGCTGGTGCTGACCTTCAGCCGCAAGGCCGCCGTCGAACTGCGGGACCGGATCGCCGCGCGCCTGGGCAGCGCCGCCGCCCCGCAGGCCACCACCTTCCACTCGTACTGCTACGCGCTCGTTCGGGCCCACCAGGACGCCGACCTCTTCGCCGACCCGCTGCGCCTGCTGTCCGGACCCGAGCAGGACCTCGTCGTGCGCGAGCTGCTCGAAGGACAGGCCGGACTGGCGGCCGCCGGGCGGGCCCGGGTGCGCTGGCCGGACGAACTGCGGGCCTGCCTGACGACGCGCGGCTTCGCCGACGAGGTGCGCGCGGTGCTCGCGCGCAGCCGCGAACTGGGGCTGGGCCCGGAAGCGCTTGCCGACTTCGCGCGGCGCACCGGGCGGCCCGACTGGGGGGCGGCGGCCGCCTTCCTCGCGGAGTACCTGGACGTGCTGGACGCGCAGGGCGTGCTCGACTACGCCGAACTGGTGCACCGGGCGGTGCTGCTCGCAGAGCGCGACGAGGTCGCCGCGGAGCTGGCGGCGCGCTACGACGCGGTGTTCGTGGACGAGTACCAGGACACGGACGCCTCGCAGATACGGCTGCTGCGCGCGCTGGCCGGCGGTGGCCGTACGCTCGTGGCCTTCGGCGACCCGGACCAGTCGATCTACGCGTTCCGCGGCGCCGACGTCAACGGCATCCTCGATTTCCCGCTGATGTTCCCTCGTACGGGTGGCGATCCGGCGCCGGTGGAGGTACTCGGCACCTCCCGCCGTTCGAGTGCGGCCCTCCTGGCGGCCACCCGGCGCCTCACTTCCCGTATGCCGCTGACCCGGCTGCCCGCGCGGAAGGTACGGGAGCACCGCGACCTCGCGGCGGTACGGGACGGGGGCCGCGTCGAGGTCTATACGTATCCGACGCCGGGCGCCGAGCTGGACAACATCGCCGACATCCTGCGCCGCGCGCACCTGGAGGACGGCGTGCCGTGGCGTGACATGGCCGTCCTCGTACGCGCCGGCGCCCGCTCCATCCCCGGCGTGCGCCGGGCGCTGACCTCGGCCGGCGTCCCCCTGGAGATCGACGGCGACGACCTGCCGCTGCGCCGGGAACCGGCGGTGGCACCGCTGCTCACGGCGCTGCGGGTGGCGGCTTCGGCGGTGACCGGAGAGCCTTCGGCGGTGACGGCGTTCGCGTCCGCCGAAGACGGGCTCGCGGAAGAGGCGCTCACGGAAGACGGGCTCACGGAAGACGGGCCTGCCGGAGACGGGCCCACGGAAGACGGGCCTGCCGGAGACGGGCCCACCCAAGACGGGCCTGCCGGAGACGCGCTCGCCGAAGACGGGCCCGCCGATGACGCGCTCACCGAAGACGCGCCCGTACCCGCCGATGACGCCCCCGCACCCGCCGGTGAGCCCACCGAGGCGGTGCACGGGCTCTCCGCCGAGACGGCCATCGAACTGCTCACCTCCCCTCTCGGCGGCATGGACGCCGCCGACCTGCGCCGGCTGGGCCGGGCGCTGCGCGAGGAGGAGCGGGCGGCCGGGCACGACGTACCGGCACCCTCCGACCAGCTGATCGCGCGGGCGCTCGCCGAGCCGGAGCGCCTGGTCGCGCACGATCCGGCGTACGCGCAGGGCGCCCGGCACCTCGGTGAGCTGCTGCGCACCACCCGCGACCTGCTGGCCCGCGGCGGCACCGCCGAAGAAGCCCTGTGGACGCTGTGGGACGGCACGCCCACCTGGTCGCAGCGGCTGGAGCGGACCGCCCGGCGCGGTGGCGCGGCGGCCCGCAACGCCGACCGTGATCTGGACGCCGTGGTGGCGCTGTTCGAGACCGCCGCCCGTGCGGAAGCCCGTACCGGCGGCCGGGGCGCGCTCAACTTCCTGGAGGAGCTGGACGCCCAGGACATCGCCGCCGACACCCTGACCCGCCGGACCGTGCGCCCCGACGCCGTGCGCCTGATGACCGCGCACCGCTCCAAGGGCCTGGAGTGGCGGCTCGTGATCGTCGCGGGCGTACAGGAAGGGCTCTGGCCGGACCTGCGCCGCCGTGGCTCGCTCCTGGAGGCGGACCGGATCGGCCGGGACGGGCTGGCCGAGCCGCTGCCCCCGGGCGCGCTGCTCACCGAGGAGCGCCGGCTGTTCTACGTGGCGGCGACCCGCGCCCGCGAGCGCCTGGTGGTCACCGCCGTCAAGGCCGCGTCCGACGACGGCGACCAGCCGTCCCGCTTCCTGACCGAGCTGGGCGTGGAGCCGCGGGACGTCACCGGGCGCCCCCGCCGCCCGCTGTCGGTCGCCGCGCTGGTGGCCGAGCTGCGGGCCACCACCGTGGACCCGCAGGCCACTCCGGCGCTGCGCGAGGCCGCCGCGCAGCGGCTGGCGAAGCTGGCCGCGCTGCGCGACGACGACGGCCAGCCGCTGGTGCCGGCCGCCCACCCCGACCAGTGGTGGGGCCTGTACGAGCCGACGCACAGCGCCGTACCGCTGCGCGACCGCGACCGCCCCGTGACGCTCTCCGGCAGCGCGCTGGACCAGCTCGCCAACACCTGCGCGCTCCAGTGGTTCCTCGGGCGCGAGGTGAAGGCGGACACCCCCGCGACCGCTGCCCAGGGCTTCGGCAACGTCGTCCACGTACTCGCCGACGAGGTCGCCTCCGGCCGTACGCCCGCCGACCTGTCCGTCCTGATGGAGCGCCTGGACTCGGTCTGGGACGCGCTCGCCTTCGACGCGCCCTGGAAGTCGCGGCAGGAGAAGGACAACGCGCGCGCCGCCCTGGAACGCTTCCTGCGCTGGCACGTGATGGAGCGCGGCACGCTGGGCCGCGAGACCGTCGCGACCGAGCACGGCTTCGACGTCACCCTCGAAGCGGGCGAGTACGCGGTCCGTATCCGGGGGAGCATGGACCGCGTCGAGCGGGACGCGGAGGGCCGGGCGTACGTCGTCGACTTCAAGACCGGCAAACAGAAGCCGACCGGCCCGGAGGTCGCCCGCCACCCGCAGCTCGCGGTGTACCAGCTCGCGGTACGGGAGGGCGCGGTGGACGCCGTCTTCGAGGGGCGGCGGCCGGAGCCGGGCGGCGCGGAACTCGTCCACCTGAGGCTGGGCGCGCCCCAGAAGGAGGGCGGGGACGCGCTCCCCGCCGTCCAGGCGCAGGGGCCGCTGACCGGGGACTGGGTGGGCGAACTGCTCGCCACCGCCGCCGGCCGGGTCCTGGAGGAGCGCTTCACCCCCACCACCGGCCGGCACTGCACCCACTGCACGTTCCGCAACTCCTGCTCGGCACTGCCGGAGGGACAGCACGTGGTGGAGTGA
- a CDS encoding mycoredoxin gives MAGTVTMYSTTWCGYCRRLKSQMDREGIAYTEVNIEQDPESAAFVEKANGGNQTVPTVLFPDGSTLTNPSLAQVKQALGV, from the coding sequence ATGGCGGGCACTGTGACGATGTACAGCACCACGTGGTGCGGCTACTGCCGTCGGCTGAAGAGCCAGATGGACCGCGAGGGAATCGCGTACACCGAGGTCAACATCGAGCAGGACCCCGAGTCCGCCGCCTTCGTCGAAAAGGCCAACGGCGGCAACCAGACCGTCCCGACGGTCCTCTTCCCCGACGGCTCCACCCTGACGAACCCGTCGCTGGCGCAGGTCAAGCAGGCACTCGGCGTCTGA